The region TGTTGCACTCTCATATCAATTGCAGCGCCTAATGAATGTAAGCTTAATGAGGTAGTGCTTGAAGTTACTTTACGCATGCGTAGACCATTAATAGTTCCGCTATATTTGCCATCACACCACGTACTATAATTGGGATTAGATTTTAATATTGTATCGGCACGCGCCAATACTTGGGCATATTCCTCCATGACCCCTGTAACTGTATATCCTAAAAACTGAACAGAAGTGTTTTCAACATTATGATTTTCCAAAAACTCAATAATTCCACCGTCATCTTCATCAAAATAACCATTTTCAATTGCTAAATCGCACAATGAACTATAAACTGAAAACCCTCCATCAACATCATCGTGAAAATCCGGGTTATCATTCCATATTTCAAGGTCAGGATCAATACTTGCTTCAATTATCGCTTCTGCTACAACAGCGGATCCATATGTAACTTTAACTGAAAAAGGACTATTTTCTGCGGGTAATAATTCATTCTCATATCCTTCCCGGTTCATTACCCCATCCCACGTAAAATCCACATTTATATTTTCACTTTGATCTTCTGGCAGTGGAACATACCCAAGATAATATTCATTCTCTGGGTTCTCATATTCTGAAACATGTACAACAATATTGGCCCATCCAGGTTCATTTGATAATGAGCGATGTGAAAGATAAAGCTCAACGTTTAAATCAATATAACCGGGAGCAAAGTTATCGTTCACAGATTCGACAGATAGCTCAGGAGAGGCCATCTCCCCCTCCTCCACATCCTCAAAGATATGCCAGCCGCCTTCGGGATTATGGATATAGTCCCATTGGTATTTCCAAGTGAACGGAAAAATTGAATGTCAATGATGCTTTTATACAGGCTTTTATCAAAGAACGTCGTGCTATAAACACACTTTCAAATATATAAAAATCGGCCATGCTTTTTCTTTCAATTGAAAAGTTCAATTGAAGAAAAAAGACCACAGGTTTATTTTTTAAAAGAAAAACAAAAAAAAGAAAGCCATACCGCAAGGTAAGGCGGAAAGGGCTGTCAAGGCTGACGGCAAAAGAGTTTTACCGGAAAAAATCCATTTATTAAAACTGTTTTGCCGGAACTTGTCTTGGCCTTTACTGCCCTTGTAGCCGACTTAAATTGGGTTTCCTTTTTTTGCTTTCCGGCAGTCAAAAACTGCGTTGTTTCAAGTCGCTAACCTGCTGAACAATGGTAACTTGTGCGTAAGGAAAAAGTGCCTACAGCAAGCGGTGGGAAAGCGGATGCAATAAGTGAAGTGAGGAACGAACGAAACGGGTTGCAGACGCTGTGCAGCGATAGCGAGCCGCCTGCGAGTGCGGCCGAGGCCTGCCGGGTAAAAGCCGACCTTAGAAGGCTGAGCGGCAGTGTGTAAATTGCAAATTTAAAATGTACAAATTTTCGCAAAAGTAAATGTACAGTTTTTGATTTATCTTTTTCATTGATTATTTGTGTTTGTTTTATGTAACAACGGAGGGTAATACCTTCGTCCCTGAAGCGTAGCGAAAGGGCGAAGGTATTACCCGGGCGTTATGATTTTTCCTCTTTAAATATGGTTTGCCTGTTCTCCATGCGATAACTACTACCTGATAGCTTGATTACTTCACAGCGGTAAAGTATCCTGTCTAACAAGGCAGATGTTAATACCTCATCATCGAGGGTTTCCGCCCATTGTTTAGGCGATTTATTGGTGGTAATAATTATGGAGCACTGTTCATGTAGTTGATTGATCAGGTTAAAGAAAGCGACGGCTTCATGCTTTTTAATGGGCATAAGCATAATATCGTCAATAGCTATCAAATGAGCTTTTAAAAGACGATTGTAAGTGGCCAGTGCAGATGATACCATTTCCTTCATTTTTATGGTGTTGATAATGTCTTCCATGGTCATAAAATATGCTTTATATCCCGATGTGATTGCTTGATATATAAGTCCAGCGGCCAAAAAAGTTTTGCCTGTACCTGAGGGACCCATCAAGATGACATTGTAATTTTGCTCCATCCACAATAATTCCCTGAGCTCTTTTAATTGTGGCCTGGTAATGCCATTGGCAAAGTTAAAGTCATATTGATCAAGGTCGTGAGATTTAGGAAGGCGCGCCATTTTCAACCTTCTTTCGTAATCGTTTTTTCGGCGTTGTAAGATTTCCTGATAAAGGAGTTCATGGGTATATTCCAGATAAGAAGGGCTGTCGATCTGTGCCTGGTGCACCATTTTATCAGCGTTGTTTCTTAGTTTGGTCAGCCTGAGTTTGTCGGCGTATTGCTTGATTTGTTTGATTTGTTCCATGGCTAAAATAGTTTTTCGTAAGTATTA is a window of Salinivirga cyanobacteriivorans DNA encoding:
- the istB gene encoding IS21-like element helper ATPase IstB; this encodes MEQIKQIKQYADKLRLTKLRNNADKMVHQAQIDSPSYLEYTHELLYQEILQRRKNDYERRLKMARLPKSHDLDQYDFNFANGITRPQLKELRELLWMEQNYNVILMGPSGTGKTFLAAGLIYQAITSGYKAYFMTMEDIINTIKMKEMVSSALATYNRLLKAHLIAIDDIMLMPIKKHEAVAFFNLINQLHEQCSIIITTNKSPKQWAETLDDEVLTSALLDRILYRCEVIKLSGSSYRMENRQTIFKEEKS